From the genome of Devriesea agamarum, one region includes:
- the thrS gene encoding threonine--tRNA ligase: protein MPALNITLDGRLHQIEEGTTGTDLFTGRKEIVALRIDGELRDLDTQLADGQVVDSVAITSDDGLSILRHSAAHVLAQAVQQINPDAKLGIGPPITDGFYYDFDVEKPFTPDDLKVLEKAMARIIREGQSFARREVTDEQAREEERDEPYKLELIGLKSSASDADGASVEVGEGGLTMYDNVRRGGEVVWTDLCRGPHLPSTKLIGNGFALTRSAAAYWRGSEKNPMLQRIYGTAWASKDDLKAYQQRIAEAERRDHRRLGNELDLFSFPDEIGSGLSVFHPKGAMIRMEMENYSRKRHVESGYSFVYTPHITKGQLFETSGHLDWYRDGMYPPMQMDEERDADGNVTKQGQDYYLKPMNCPMHNLVFRSRSRSYRELPLRLFEFGAVYRNEKSGVVHGLTRARGFTQDDAHIYCTRDQMRDELSTLLTFVLDLLKDYGLDDFYLELSTKNPEKFIGDDDVWEEATRTLEEVATASGLDLVPDPGGAAFYGPKISVQAKDAIGRTWQMSTIQLDFNLPERFDLEYTAADGTRQRPVMIHRALFGSIERFFGVLVEHYAGAFPVWLAPVQVVGIPVAAEYVPYLEQVAQKLRARGVRVEVDASDDRMQKKIRTHTKDKVPYLLIAGGEDRDKGAVSFRMRDGSQDNGIPVDEAVERIVHAIQTRAQV, encoded by the coding sequence GTGCCCGCGCTGAACATTACCCTCGATGGACGTTTGCACCAGATCGAGGAGGGCACCACCGGTACGGACCTTTTCACCGGGCGTAAAGAAATCGTGGCGCTACGGATTGATGGTGAACTTCGCGATCTCGACACGCAGCTGGCGGACGGTCAGGTCGTTGACAGCGTTGCTATCACCAGTGACGACGGTCTGAGCATTCTTCGGCATTCAGCCGCCCACGTGTTGGCCCAGGCTGTTCAGCAGATCAACCCCGATGCCAAACTCGGTATCGGCCCGCCCATCACCGATGGTTTCTATTACGACTTTGATGTTGAGAAGCCGTTTACGCCTGATGATCTCAAAGTCCTGGAAAAAGCGATGGCCAGGATCATTCGGGAGGGGCAGAGCTTTGCGCGGCGTGAGGTTACCGATGAGCAGGCGCGTGAGGAAGAACGCGATGAGCCCTACAAGCTGGAGCTAATCGGGCTGAAGTCCTCGGCGTCGGATGCCGATGGTGCCAGCGTCGAGGTCGGCGAGGGTGGCCTGACCATGTATGACAATGTGCGCCGCGGCGGCGAGGTGGTGTGGACCGATTTGTGTCGGGGACCGCACCTGCCGTCGACGAAGCTGATCGGCAACGGGTTTGCTCTGACTCGCTCTGCTGCGGCTTATTGGCGTGGCAGCGAAAAAAACCCGATGCTGCAGCGCATTTACGGCACGGCGTGGGCGAGTAAAGACGATTTGAAGGCTTATCAGCAGCGCATTGCTGAAGCTGAACGGCGTGACCATCGGCGGCTCGGCAATGAGTTGGATCTGTTCTCATTCCCCGACGAAATCGGTTCCGGTCTGTCGGTTTTCCATCCCAAGGGTGCGATGATCCGGATGGAGATGGAGAACTACTCCCGTAAACGGCATGTCGAGTCGGGCTACTCCTTCGTGTATACGCCTCATATCACCAAGGGGCAGCTGTTTGAGACCTCCGGGCATCTGGATTGGTATCGCGATGGAATGTATCCGCCCATGCAGATGGATGAAGAACGCGATGCCGACGGCAACGTCACGAAGCAGGGGCAGGATTACTACCTCAAGCCCATGAACTGCCCGATGCACAATCTGGTGTTCCGCTCGCGCAGCCGTTCTTACCGTGAGTTGCCGCTGCGGCTGTTTGAATTCGGTGCGGTTTACCGCAACGAAAAGTCTGGGGTGGTGCACGGTTTGACCAGGGCGCGCGGCTTCACCCAGGACGACGCCCATATTTATTGCACGCGCGACCAGATGCGCGATGAGCTCTCGACTCTGCTCACCTTTGTGCTCGACCTGCTTAAGGACTACGGGCTGGACGACTTCTACCTCGAATTGTCGACCAAGAATCCGGAAAAGTTCATCGGCGACGACGACGTGTGGGAGGAAGCGACCCGCACACTGGAAGAGGTCGCAACGGCTTCCGGGCTAGATCTTGTGCCCGATCCGGGCGGTGCGGCCTTCTACGGTCCGAAGATCTCCGTGCAGGCCAAAGATGCGATTGGTCGGACCTGGCAGATGTCCACCATTCAGTTGGATTTCAACCTGCCCGAACGGTTCGACTTGGAGTACACCGCAGCGGACGGGACCCGTCAGCGTCCGGTTATGATCCATCGTGCCCTGTTCGGTTCGATTGAACGGTTCTTCGGCGTGCTGGTTGAGCACTATGCTGGCGCGTTCCCGGTCTGGCTGGCGCCGGTGCAGGTGGTCGGAATTCCCGTGGCCGCTGAATATGTGCCCTACCTCGAACAGGTTGCGCAGAAGCTGCGAGCGCGAGGCGTTCGGGTTGAGGTCGATGCTTCCGATGACCGGATGCAAAAGAAGATCCGCACCCACACCAAGGACAAGGTGCCTTACCTTTTGATTGCCGGAGGGGAAGACCGCGATAAGGGAGCGGTGTCCTTCCGTATGCGCGATGGAAGCCAGGACAACGGCATCCCGGTGGACGAGGCAGTTGAACGCATCGTCCATGCGATCCAAACCAGGGCGCAAGTGTGA
- a CDS encoding HIT family protein has product MAQDEQPGDDAAGGEPQWDDAASHPGEPDGFERLWTPHRMAYIQGESKPADAQPGDQCPFCRAPGKSDEDALIVHRGNVAFVLLNLFPYNSGHLLVCPYRHVADYTDLTEEETAEVADLTRTSMRVVRAVSNPAGFNIGMNQGAVAGAGIAAHLHQHVVPRWLGDANFLPIVARTKALPILLSDTRDAFAKAWG; this is encoded by the coding sequence CTGGCGCAGGACGAACAACCGGGAGACGATGCCGCAGGAGGCGAACCCCAGTGGGACGATGCGGCATCGCACCCCGGCGAACCCGACGGGTTTGAACGGCTCTGGACTCCCCACCGGATGGCTTACATCCAAGGGGAGTCCAAGCCTGCCGATGCACAACCCGGCGATCAGTGCCCGTTTTGCAGGGCACCGGGAAAGAGCGACGAGGACGCACTCATCGTGCACCGCGGAAATGTAGCGTTTGTTCTGCTCAACCTGTTTCCCTATAACTCAGGGCACCTTTTGGTGTGTCCGTATCGGCACGTGGCTGACTACACGGACTTAACCGAGGAAGAAACCGCCGAAGTTGCGGATCTGACCCGCACCTCCATGCGGGTGGTACGCGCCGTCTCCAACCCCGCTGGTTTTAACATCGGCATGAACCAAGGGGCGGTCGCGGGAGCGGGAATTGCTGCGCATCTGCACCAGCACGTGGTACCGCGCTGGCTCGGTGATGCGAACTTCCTACCCATCGTGGCGCGCACTAAAGCGCTTCCGATTCTGCTGTCTGACACACGCGACGCGTTTGCGAAGGCGTGGGGTTAA
- the pgsA gene encoding phosphatidylinositol phosphate synthase, with protein sequence MLGARKPREVISHAFGPVARTLARLGVGPDAMTWVGTILTVSAALGLLIPGYFVVGPLVVAACALIDSIDGLIARLTGTSSSWGAFLDSTLDRIGDAAVFGSLCLHFLVLAEPSGLVEVAIGVLALIALVAGMVTSYAKARAQSLGFTCEGGLMERADRLAVVLLGTWLTGLFGAWWGAWPLLVALIVLVAASAWTVAQRIAIVARQRHSATDAL encoded by the coding sequence ATGCTCGGTGCTCGTAAGCCACGTGAGGTTATTAGCCATGCATTTGGCCCGGTTGCACGAACACTAGCCCGGCTCGGGGTGGGGCCAGATGCGATGACCTGGGTCGGTACAATTCTCACGGTGAGCGCGGCACTAGGCCTGCTGATCCCCGGTTACTTTGTGGTGGGTCCTTTGGTTGTGGCTGCGTGTGCGTTGATCGACAGCATTGATGGTCTAATCGCTCGTTTAACGGGGACGAGTAGTTCGTGGGGAGCTTTTCTCGATTCCACGCTGGATCGTATCGGAGATGCGGCGGTCTTTGGTTCTCTCTGCCTGCACTTCCTCGTGCTAGCTGAGCCTTCTGGGCTGGTTGAGGTCGCCATTGGCGTACTCGCCTTAATCGCCCTGGTGGCCGGTATGGTCACGAGCTATGCCAAAGCCCGGGCACAATCCCTCGGCTTTACCTGCGAAGGTGGGTTGATGGAACGGGCGGATCGCCTGGCCGTGGTTCTGCTCGGCACCTGGCTGACCGGACTGTTCGGCGCGTGGTGGGGGGCTTGGCCTCTTCTGGTGGCGCTGATTGTGCTGGTTGCGGCGTCGGCCTGGACGGTTGCACAGCGCATTGCGATCGTCGCGCGGCAGCGGCATTCTGCGACGGACGCTTTGTGA
- a CDS encoding LpxL/LpxP family acyltransferase: protein MSGSCALDKNQLAALGMRAAWRIAPHLPEPVVYALSHRAADLMPLLTPDKVRTYRANLQAAWPNAHEGMIVRWVRDGLRAHMRYYADLFRLDAWTPAEFRDRVRTRGIAVCHRALAEQKPVIFALGHVGNWDVAAAWAGHFLTPVSAVAERLSPPELFDAFVRHRARHGVHIVGLDHGFRIVRLLVGEPGRIRAVCLLFDRDLTGDGIETPYMGGYTRMAPGPAALTIAAGAALVFAGISSFSAPYATKTLSGRYRLRRRWCALIEFAEVDERIDGDSCDHNGGKSNSERRDECGNDAGSESRGRVPRTRVQALTRELARRAERHVRTHPTDWHLLVPVHDARLAERMTTR, encoded by the coding sequence GTGAGCGGTAGCTGTGCGCTAGATAAAAACCAGCTGGCAGCTTTAGGGATGCGCGCGGCCTGGCGCATCGCGCCGCACCTGCCTGAACCCGTGGTCTATGCGCTATCCCATCGGGCCGCAGATCTCATGCCATTGCTCACGCCGGATAAAGTGCGAACTTATCGCGCTAATCTCCAGGCGGCATGGCCCAATGCTCATGAAGGAATGATTGTGCGCTGGGTTCGGGACGGCTTGCGCGCTCATATGCGGTATTACGCGGATCTTTTCCGCCTGGATGCCTGGACCCCGGCAGAGTTTCGAGACCGCGTTCGCACGCGCGGTATTGCCGTATGTCATCGTGCGCTCGCCGAGCAAAAACCGGTGATCTTTGCACTCGGACACGTGGGGAACTGGGATGTTGCCGCGGCATGGGCAGGACATTTTCTAACCCCGGTGAGTGCCGTCGCCGAACGCTTATCGCCCCCGGAGCTATTCGATGCCTTTGTCAGACACCGGGCTCGGCACGGAGTGCACATCGTCGGTCTTGATCACGGGTTTCGGATTGTCCGTTTACTTGTGGGAGAACCCGGGCGAATACGGGCCGTGTGTTTACTGTTTGACCGTGATCTCACAGGAGATGGCATAGAGACCCCGTATATGGGTGGGTACACCCGGATGGCGCCTGGGCCAGCCGCCCTTACGATTGCCGCGGGTGCGGCATTGGTGTTTGCGGGTATTTCGAGCTTCAGTGCCCCCTACGCCACAAAAACTCTGAGCGGACGCTACCGGTTACGTCGTCGCTGGTGTGCTCTGATTGAATTCGCTGAGGTCGATGAGCGCATTGACGGTGATAGCTGTGATCACAATGGAGGCAAATCTAATTCTGAGCGCCGTGATGAGTGTGGCAATGATGCCGGCTCGGAGAGTCGGGGCCGTGTACCTCGCACTCGGGTGCAGGCTCTGACCAGGGAACTTGCTCGGCGCGCGGAACGGCATGTGAGGACCCACCCCACAGATTGGCATCTTCTGGTTCCGGTCCACGATGCCCGGCTGGCAGAGCGGATGACTACACGGTGA
- a CDS encoding glycosyltransferase family 4 protein — protein MSHTGSRALRVGLVCPYSLDVPGGVQRHVLDLAEHLRARGHVPNVLAPATKPVDQELVTSAGRAVGVPFNGSIARINFGPRTRRLARQWLEAGKFDIVHVHEPSTPSLSLIALQDSTAPVIATFHTALRDSRLLRGTYSLLGGTYRRLAAGIAVSAESRRTVVEHLGGDPIVVPNGVSIPQVQVSVDGKPRQLSRSRSEWQGTPDRPTIAVLGRMDEPRKGLNVLLTALPALRHLVPGVRVLVAGEGHEKFQRRHRREFAGTVEVLGRLNEPDKYALLSSVDLLVAPHTGGESFGIVIVEALAHGARVVASALDAFVDVLGEHTDSVMVPVGDAQALALAVASALREEHARSAEERSAAREARRQAAEAYRWDAVTDCVESVYHLVVESAWYPPGLWGQFTQAVVKRAEIIGAWARQIATKEILVPTTPSDEDRLLAVIRRAELSARLAWPIPTGISPISSVGRAESNLLAARCQSMQAEQLRHREDLESALSSDLRWLVEHTDSEEEIFRRARRAAWDVHVLRRMVNHSLLTCAQGTPRVGVGTGRCLSGSREWGGMPFTVNFDDFIDRRDGWRAYR, from the coding sequence GTGAGTCACACTGGTTCTCGTGCGCTGCGAGTTGGTCTCGTGTGCCCGTATTCCCTCGATGTCCCCGGCGGTGTGCAACGCCATGTTCTCGATCTCGCCGAGCACCTGCGTGCACGAGGCCACGTTCCCAATGTGCTCGCGCCTGCGACCAAGCCTGTCGATCAGGAGCTCGTGACCTCCGCAGGGCGGGCGGTGGGCGTGCCGTTTAATGGATCGATTGCGCGCATCAACTTCGGCCCCAGGACCCGACGGTTAGCACGACAATGGCTGGAGGCGGGCAAGTTTGACATCGTCCACGTGCACGAGCCCTCCACTCCGAGCCTGTCCTTGATCGCGCTGCAGGACAGTACGGCGCCGGTCATCGCCACGTTCCACACGGCCTTACGCGACTCCCGCCTGCTACGCGGCACGTACAGTTTGTTAGGCGGAACGTATCGTCGCCTTGCTGCGGGTATCGCTGTGTCTGCTGAGAGTCGTCGCACGGTGGTGGAGCACCTGGGAGGTGATCCAATTGTGGTGCCAAATGGTGTGTCGATTCCCCAGGTGCAGGTCAGTGTCGATGGAAAACCACGGCAACTTAGTCGTAGTCGATCCGAGTGGCAGGGTACACCCGACCGTCCAACCATTGCTGTTTTAGGCAGAATGGATGAGCCGCGTAAAGGATTGAACGTTTTGCTCACTGCGCTACCAGCTCTTCGACATCTGGTACCTGGCGTTCGGGTTTTGGTGGCTGGTGAGGGCCACGAGAAGTTCCAGCGCCGGCACCGCCGCGAGTTTGCGGGCACGGTGGAGGTGTTAGGCCGTCTGAATGAACCAGATAAATACGCCTTGCTTTCCTCGGTCGATCTGCTGGTCGCTCCGCATACCGGTGGCGAGAGTTTCGGAATTGTGATCGTAGAAGCTCTAGCGCACGGCGCCCGCGTGGTGGCGAGTGCCTTGGACGCTTTTGTCGATGTGCTGGGGGAGCACACAGACAGCGTGATGGTGCCGGTTGGGGATGCGCAGGCGCTTGCTTTAGCGGTGGCCAGTGCCCTGCGTGAAGAGCATGCCCGCTCTGCCGAGGAGAGATCTGCGGCGCGAGAGGCTAGGCGACAAGCAGCTGAGGCGTACCGGTGGGATGCAGTAACGGATTGCGTTGAGAGCGTGTACCACCTCGTTGTGGAGTCGGCGTGGTACCCGCCTGGCTTGTGGGGGCAGTTCACACAAGCTGTGGTGAAAAGGGCCGAGATTATCGGCGCATGGGCTCGGCAGATAGCGACCAAAGAGATTCTGGTTCCCACAACGCCAAGCGATGAGGACAGACTGCTGGCCGTTATACGCCGCGCCGAATTATCTGCTCGCCTGGCGTGGCCCATCCCGACGGGGATATCGCCTATAAGCTCTGTAGGAAGGGCCGAGTCGAATCTGCTGGCCGCAAGATGCCAGTCCATGCAAGCCGAGCAGTTGCGGCACCGTGAGGACCTAGAGAGTGCCTTGAGCTCGGACCTACGCTGGTTGGTAGAACACACTGACAGCGAGGAAGAAATATTTCGCCGGGCTCGGCGCGCAGCGTGGGATGTTCACGTTCTCAGGCGCATGGTCAATCACTCGCTTTTGACATGTGCGCAGGGTACGCCACGGGTTGGGGTAGGAACTGGGCGTTGTTTGAGCGGGTCTCGAGAATGGGGCGGGATGCCATTCACCGTAAACTTTGATGACTTCATCGATCGCCGCGACGGCTGGCGCGCTTACCGGTGA
- a CDS encoding PrsW family intramembrane metalloprotease, with the protein MVTPTNTRYDYTYGRPGETTARRPEVEKNSEEPSKRTVIFRIAQKISKANPSSVLVRWILSLGFFIFAWIVTVLQLASEAGLGVAMAAAAAAAFPFAFVLLVIYWIDYLIPVPNASKFFALSWGLSCPMLIIAFMVVTGLDAKMRPVAGSLGLSSSYSVLQAPIQEEIFKAAGLVIPLLLGRKFISGARVGLICGALIGVGFSYSEDVVYFVKPLVAAQATGDAADFWEVFVARSLTPFGHSVYTGITGLALGLAGARRSIPLCLCWGLGGLSVAVALHAQWNGSTYVPVLIAKNLHSGTGFASVWLILMITSKILLMGGIVIWVRWRERTIIDRYLSHYGRAGWFSPDEVSMLRSHRARSRARRVAAERGGIVAKLAMRDFQYAAVALADHRKRLVEELPLTPQRKSMKKIERDLLHQITCARRLLSAVILPVVDVSERGRGRAHYNGEACPPAPGRDPGPGRRADPVSEPPIEETHVGSLQVGDDQA; encoded by the coding sequence ATGGTCACACCGACGAATACTCGATACGACTATACCTACGGTCGTCCAGGCGAGACCACAGCTCGTCGGCCTGAGGTTGAGAAGAATTCTGAGGAACCCTCTAAGCGCACTGTTATTTTTCGTATAGCCCAAAAAATCTCGAAAGCGAACCCATCCTCTGTCCTTGTGCGATGGATACTTTCTCTGGGATTTTTTATATTCGCTTGGATCGTCACGGTGCTCCAGCTTGCGTCCGAGGCAGGATTAGGGGTCGCAATGGCAGCGGCTGCTGCAGCCGCGTTTCCCTTCGCCTTTGTGCTACTCGTAATATACTGGATAGATTATTTGATTCCGGTACCTAATGCCTCGAAGTTTTTCGCTCTTAGCTGGGGTCTGAGCTGTCCCATGCTGATAATCGCCTTTATGGTCGTGACGGGACTGGACGCCAAAATGAGGCCCGTGGCAGGAAGTTTAGGTCTTTCGTCATCCTATTCGGTTTTACAAGCACCGATTCAAGAGGAAATTTTCAAGGCTGCCGGATTAGTTATACCTTTACTGTTAGGGCGCAAGTTCATTAGCGGAGCCAGGGTTGGCCTTATTTGTGGAGCCTTGATAGGGGTGGGCTTTTCTTACAGCGAAGACGTTGTGTATTTCGTGAAACCCCTGGTGGCTGCGCAGGCGACAGGTGATGCTGCCGATTTTTGGGAAGTGTTTGTGGCACGTAGTCTCACCCCCTTTGGTCACTCGGTATATACGGGGATAACCGGTCTTGCATTAGGTTTGGCGGGGGCGCGGCGCTCTATTCCTTTATGTCTATGCTGGGGGCTTGGGGGATTAAGTGTGGCGGTGGCGCTCCATGCACAATGGAATGGTTCCACTTATGTACCAGTGTTGATTGCTAAAAATTTACATAGCGGGACCGGCTTTGCCTCCGTCTGGCTTATCTTAATGATAACCTCTAAAATTTTACTGATGGGTGGGATAGTCATTTGGGTCCGGTGGCGAGAGCGGACCATTATTGACCGATATCTTTCCCACTATGGGAGAGCTGGATGGTTTAGCCCCGATGAGGTTTCTATGCTTAGGTCCCATCGTGCACGATCTCGAGCGAGGCGGGTAGCTGCTGAGCGCGGGGGAATCGTAGCGAAGCTGGCAATGCGTGACTTTCAATATGCTGCCGTGGCGCTTGCCGATCACCGTAAAAGACTTGTCGAAGAGTTGCCGCTCACCCCGCAGCGAAAATCTATGAAGAAAATCGAGCGAGACCTTCTTCATCAGATCACCTGTGCCCGCCGCTTACTCAGTGCGGTGATTTTGCCTGTTGTGGACGTTTCGGAGAGAGGCCGGGGGCGGGCACATTACAATGGTGAGGCGTGTCCGCCCGCTCCCGGGCGTGACCCGGGACCCGGACGTAGGGCCGATCCCGTATCTGAGCCACCAATCGAGGAGACACATGTCGGGTCACTCCAAGTGGGCGACGACCAAGCATAA
- a CDS encoding YebC/PmpR family DNA-binding transcriptional regulator produces the protein MSGHSKWATTKHKKAAIDAKRGKLFAKLIKNIEVAARTGGPDPAGNPTLFDAIQKAKKMSVPNDNIDRAVKRGGGLDGGGVDYQTLMYEGYAPGGVAVLVECLTDNKNRAVSEVRVAFSRNGGSMAESGSVSYLFHRKGVVTLPKEGRSEDDLLEVVLDAGAEEISDEGDTFEILSEPTDVVAVRTSLTDAGIDYDAAEVQFVPSMKVEVDLDGARKVLRLLEALEDSDDVQNVYSNLDIPEDVAAQLGED, from the coding sequence ATGTCGGGTCACTCCAAGTGGGCGACGACCAAGCATAAAAAAGCTGCGATCGACGCCAAACGCGGCAAGCTATTCGCCAAGCTCATTAAGAACATCGAGGTTGCGGCAAGGACGGGTGGACCGGATCCGGCAGGGAACCCCACCCTGTTTGACGCCATCCAAAAAGCCAAGAAAATGTCGGTGCCTAACGACAATATCGACCGTGCTGTCAAACGTGGCGGCGGTTTAGACGGTGGCGGCGTCGACTATCAAACCCTGATGTACGAAGGCTATGCTCCCGGTGGCGTCGCGGTCCTCGTCGAATGCCTCACCGACAACAAAAATCGTGCAGTCAGTGAAGTGCGAGTAGCGTTTTCCCGCAACGGCGGCTCCATGGCCGAATCTGGCTCGGTGTCCTACCTCTTCCACCGCAAGGGCGTGGTCACACTTCCAAAGGAAGGGCGCAGCGAAGACGACCTGCTTGAAGTCGTGCTCGATGCCGGCGCCGAAGAGATCAGCGATGAAGGCGACACCTTCGAGATTCTTTCTGAGCCGACCGACGTGGTTGCGGTTCGCACCTCGCTGACGGACGCGGGAATTGACTATGACGCAGCTGAGGTTCAGTTCGTTCCGTCGATGAAAGTCGAGGTCGATCTGGACGGTGCTCGAAAAGTCCTGCGTTTGCTGGAGGCGTTGGAAGACAGCGACGACGTGCAGAACGTGTACTCCAACCTCGACATCCCAGAGGACGTTGCTGCCCAGCTCGGCGAGGACTGA
- the ruvC gene encoding crossover junction endodeoxyribonuclease RuvC produces the protein MRVLGIDPGLTRCGFGVIDAGTGRSARLVDVGVVRSPSTDSIDQRLLVVSRGLTEIIERYAPDAVAVERVFSRGEVSTIMGTAQVSGIALLLAAERGIPVAMHTPSEVKLAVTGDGRAGKAQVQTALVRLLGLPAAPKPADAADALAIALTHLWRGPGPVRKDRSGAARTSAQAQWAEAERKARRAKTAGTSVW, from the coding sequence ATGCGGGTGCTCGGAATTGATCCGGGTCTTACCCGGTGCGGTTTCGGTGTCATAGACGCTGGAACCGGGCGGAGCGCCCGTCTCGTCGACGTCGGAGTTGTGCGGTCGCCATCGACCGATTCCATCGATCAGCGGTTGCTCGTGGTTTCTCGGGGACTCACCGAGATTATTGAGCGGTACGCCCCGGATGCGGTCGCGGTGGAGCGGGTGTTTTCCCGCGGCGAAGTCTCCACGATTATGGGCACGGCCCAGGTTTCTGGCATCGCCCTTTTGCTCGCGGCCGAACGCGGTATTCCGGTGGCTATGCACACCCCCAGTGAGGTGAAACTGGCCGTGACCGGTGATGGCCGCGCGGGGAAAGCCCAGGTGCAGACGGCGCTCGTGCGCCTGCTTGGGCTCCCCGCTGCGCCGAAACCTGCCGATGCGGCGGATGCATTAGCTATCGCGCTGACTCATCTGTGGCGCGGTCCGGGCCCAGTCCGCAAGGACCGGTCCGGCGCTGCCCGCACCTCGGCTCAAGCGCAGTGGGCCGAGGCGGAGCGGAAAGCTCGTCGAGCAAAAACGGCGGGCACTTCTGTGTGGTGA
- the ruvA gene encoding Holliday junction branch migration protein RuvA — MISTLTGTVTSIGLDNLVLDIGGVGFSVRTTPGTLASARHGNTLTLHTELVVREDSLTLFGFATPDEVDVFRTVQSVSGIGPRIALAALAVLGPDGIRRAVATEDVKAISRTPGIGPKVASRMILELRGKLPVLSDPEESVEASANVDAAADANQGRIDDVVLALVGLGWPDAAASKAVDKARAKLRDIDPSAKPSNATVLRESLRELGGRR; from the coding sequence GTGATCTCAACTCTGACCGGAACGGTGACGTCAATCGGGCTCGACAATCTCGTACTCGATATCGGAGGCGTCGGTTTCTCGGTGAGAACCACCCCGGGCACACTCGCGTCGGCACGCCATGGAAATACGCTCACCCTGCACACTGAACTGGTAGTCCGGGAGGACTCGTTAACCCTTTTTGGATTTGCCACCCCGGACGAGGTCGATGTTTTTCGTACGGTGCAGTCCGTATCCGGTATTGGCCCTCGAATCGCGTTGGCAGCGCTGGCGGTGCTCGGCCCCGATGGGATACGCAGGGCTGTGGCCACGGAGGACGTCAAAGCTATTAGCCGTACGCCCGGGATCGGGCCGAAGGTAGCCAGCCGCATGATCCTGGAACTGCGCGGAAAACTTCCGGTTCTCAGTGACCCCGAGGAATCCGTAGAGGCGTCCGCCAATGTCGACGCAGCAGCCGACGCCAACCAGGGTCGGATCGATGATGTGGTTCTGGCTTTGGTGGGACTCGGATGGCCGGATGCGGCGGCATCCAAAGCAGTTGACAAGGCGAGGGCAAAGCTTCGCGACATTGATCCGTCAGCAAAGCCCAGTAATGCCACGGTGTTGCGCGAGTCCTTGCGTGAACTCGGGGGCCGGCGATGA
- the ruvB gene encoding Holliday junction branch migration DNA helicase RuvB translates to MAGSPAERVVGENAGALERSAEAALRPRRLTEFVGQQTVRDQLSLVLNAARARGRAPEHVLLSGPPGLGKTTLAMIIAAELGSALRITSGPAVQHAGDLAAILSSLEEGEILFIDEIHRLARPVEEMLYMAMEDFRVDVVVGKGVGATAIPLELPPFTAVGATTRAGLLPAPLRDRFGFTAHLDYYAPQELCRVLHRSAQQLDIEMTADAAVEIAGRCRGTPRIANRLIRRVRDYAQVHGDGVIDLPAAQAALALYEVDAKGLDRLDRAVLTALCTRFGGGPVGLSTLAVAVGEETETVETVVEPFLVREGLLGRTPRGRIATPLSWEHLGLEANTMPSAGGRFG, encoded by the coding sequence ATGGCAGGTTCCCCTGCGGAGCGTGTCGTAGGAGAAAATGCGGGAGCCCTAGAGCGGTCTGCCGAAGCAGCGCTGCGCCCGCGCCGGCTCACAGAATTCGTTGGCCAACAGACTGTTCGCGACCAGCTATCCCTTGTTCTCAACGCGGCTCGGGCGCGAGGGAGGGCTCCCGAGCATGTGCTGCTGTCTGGCCCGCCAGGACTGGGGAAAACAACGCTGGCCATGATCATCGCGGCTGAGCTTGGCAGTGCGCTGCGCATTACCTCGGGGCCCGCTGTTCAGCATGCAGGAGATCTCGCGGCGATCCTTTCCTCCCTGGAAGAGGGGGAAATTCTCTTCATTGACGAAATTCATCGGCTCGCCCGGCCCGTTGAAGAAATGCTGTACATGGCAATGGAGGATTTCCGCGTGGACGTAGTGGTAGGCAAAGGAGTCGGTGCCACCGCCATCCCCCTGGAATTGCCACCTTTTACCGCGGTCGGGGCGACGACGCGTGCGGGATTATTGCCGGCGCCGCTGCGTGACCGGTTTGGATTCACTGCTCACCTTGACTACTACGCGCCGCAGGAGCTGTGCCGGGTCCTGCATCGTTCTGCGCAGCAGCTCGATATTGAGATGACTGCGGACGCTGCTGTGGAAATTGCGGGGCGGTGCCGGGGAACCCCTCGTATTGCCAATCGTTTGATCCGGCGGGTACGTGACTACGCCCAGGTGCACGGCGATGGGGTCATCGACCTTCCCGCGGCGCAGGCGGCCTTAGCTCTCTACGAGGTCGATGCCAAAGGTTTGGACCGGCTGGACCGCGCGGTGTTGACGGCTCTGTGCACCCGTTTCGGGGGCGGCCCCGTGGGATTGTCGACGCTTGCGGTCGCCGTCGGTGAAGAAACAGAGACCGTGGAGACTGTTGTCGAACCATTCCTGGTGCGGGAAGGTCTGCTCGGGCGAACCCCACGGGGACGCATCGCAACCCCCTTAAGTTGGGAGCATCTGGGCCTGGAAGCGAACACAATGCCATCCGCGGGTGGACGCTTCGGATGA